The sequence TTGTGTCTTCATTAACCCCGGCACCTTCTGCAAGATCGTGAAATTCTGCTTGGGCTATTCCTGTAGCACTCTGTGTTTCCATTGGTCTGGCTACACCGGCGGTTTTAGTCTTCTCACCAATCAATCCCCAATCAGTTGCTGCTCTGGAACCATAAGACATTCTGCTAATATAACCAAGCTCGAATGAAAAACCATTAACCTTTTCGGCACCTAACATATAGGCTTCATAAAAGTTTGGCATCAAAGACCATTTGATCTGTGTCAGCGGTGTATTTAAAATCTGACGTCCGCCTTTAAATCGGAACTTATCATTTTTATACTCCAGATATACTTCACCAAGCAGCGACTTTTCATCACCTTCCACATTTGTAAACATTCCGAGTGCATTTTTCTTATCGCCGTCCCAGTCTGTAAGACCGGTATCGCCATTTACATAAAAGGCAGCACCAAACTTGAGTCCGTCTAGAACTTCGGGAGTTACATATTTAAGCGTACCTAAATAACCGCTACCATTATTTGGAGCCCATCCATTATCTTTATCACTGATGATGTACATCGCTTTTAACTGTCCTGAAATGACTCCACCACTAAGTAATGCTGTTTCTTTCACTTTGGGTGCATCGGCCGCTTGAAGAATCATTGTTCCCGCAAGTACCACTACTGAGATAGCTGTTTTTTTCATTTTTATTCCTTTTTCCATATTTTGAATGGGACAATGATGACAGACTAATGTCAACTCTATATTAGTCCTTTGTTAATGGAGTGTTAATAAAAGTCCAAATGATGAGATAGATAAATATTTACTTACATAATTTGGTCATGGAGATGATAGTGTATTGAAGAAGTGCTATATTCCTAAAGGATAGACATTTTTCGTTATATGGCTTCTTATTAATAGTACGTTAACAAAAGACTAACATGTAGTTCATATATATTTGTCATTATGCTAAGGTAAAAAAATAAAAGGATAAAGAAATGAAAAAAATAGTTGTTTTCCTGATCGCCGGG is a genomic window of Sulfurovum sp. XGS-02 containing:
- a CDS encoding OprD family outer membrane porin gives rise to the protein MKKTAISVVVLAGTMILQAADAPKVKETALLSGGVISGQLKAMYIISDKDNGWAPNNGSGYLGTLKYVTPEVLDGLKFGAAFYVNGDTGLTDWDGDKKNALGMFTNVEGDEKSLLGEVYLEYKNDKFRFKGGRQILNTPLTQIKWSLMPNFYEAYMLGAEKVNGFSFELGYISRMSYGSRAATDWGLIGEKTKTAGVARPMETQSATGIAQAEFHDLAEGAGVNEDTNGMTVAGATYTGIKGLKVSLWDYYAWDIANMLYADVDYKFPVAKGTNLALSAQYLQQDEIGDKLAGTLNYSLTGVKANIGNKKWSVYAAYNKSNDEDNDGNTLIKSGFLNAWGTDPAYTSSLFSRNAYRQDVSAYKVGGHYTIMKGLKLMASYANYGKSKTTGYAGLNLVASNDATETDIILAYKPTKAWTIKVFNAIRTSEYDSSAVVEKKMNHFRVIASYNF